The following proteins are encoded in a genomic region of Falsibacillus pallidus:
- a CDS encoding DUF2584 domain-containing protein yields MGMPLEFNTMIVTKGNEKRLEENMFSLVKDGYRIYPLDIPIEVKRTKDGESTGIAVIQKLEMQDDKTMIVYQLISLYTTN; encoded by the coding sequence ATGGGGATGCCATTAGAATTCAATACGATGATCGTTACAAAAGGAAATGAAAAAAGGCTGGAGGAAAACATGTTTTCCTTGGTAAAGGATGGGTACAGGATCTATCCGCTCGATATCCCGATTGAAGTAAAGCGCACGAAAGATGGGGAGAGCACCGGGATCGCAGTGATCCAAAAACTTGAAATGCAAGATGACAAAACGATGATCGTTTATCAACTCATTTCGTTATACACTACTAATTAA
- a CDS encoding alpha/beta hydrolase family protein, whose protein sequence is MVESLKLISKWKFPSPNPKVRLYMVEYFSSGLRVKGLMAEPDDEKQYEGFLYLRGGIKRVGMVRPARIAQFASEGFIVFAPYYRGNEGGEGNEDFAGDDREDAFSAFDLLKDYPRLKDGRIHVFGFSRGGVMALLTGIHRSETSSIVTWGGVSDMHLTYKERKDLRRMMKRVIGGTPNKFPERYDWRTPIHDLENLRAPVLIIHGALDKNVSAEHAKRLEKQLKKLGKSHETWYFNEYTHYFPPSVNRQVVQKLTSWMKSQSRSS, encoded by the coding sequence ATGGTGGAATCATTGAAACTCATAAGCAAGTGGAAATTTCCTTCCCCAAATCCGAAGGTCCGCCTCTATATGGTTGAGTACTTTTCTTCAGGCTTAAGGGTAAAAGGCTTGATGGCAGAACCAGATGACGAAAAACAGTACGAGGGATTCCTTTATCTACGCGGAGGCATCAAGCGTGTCGGCATGGTGAGGCCGGCAAGGATCGCCCAGTTTGCATCTGAAGGGTTCATTGTGTTCGCACCCTATTATCGAGGAAATGAAGGCGGAGAAGGAAATGAAGACTTTGCAGGCGATGATAGGGAAGATGCCTTTTCTGCATTTGATTTGTTAAAGGATTACCCGCGTCTCAAGGATGGGAGAATTCATGTTTTCGGATTCTCCAGGGGAGGTGTCATGGCACTATTGACAGGGATTCATCGGTCGGAGACTTCATCCATTGTGACATGGGGCGGGGTTTCAGATATGCACTTAACCTATAAAGAAAGAAAAGATCTGCGAAGGATGATGAAACGTGTAATCGGAGGGACACCTAATAAGTTTCCTGAACGATATGATTGGAGGACGCCGATACATGACCTTGAGAATCTTAGGGCCCCGGTTTTGATCATTCATGGTGCGCTGGACAAAAATGTATCGGCGGAGCATGCAAAACGTTTGGAAAAACAATTAAAAAAGCTGGGTAAATCCCATGAAACATGGTATTTTAATGAATATACACATTATTTTCCGCCGAGTGTCAATCGGCAAGTAGTTCAAAAATTGACCTCATGGATGAAAAGCCAATCCCGTTCTTCATAA